One genomic region from Rhodothermales bacterium encodes:
- a CDS encoding M20/M25/M40 family metallo-hydrolase codes for MKRALQGLGVILLLVLLVAVVRGLLLRPHVPEAPATDPPPDAPLAAQHLSSLIRIPTVSLEDAPADTAAFRLLHAYLEGAWPGVHRTLHRATVADLSLLYTWAGQDTTLPPVVLMAHLDVVPVDSLDDWTHPGFSGYRDGHTIWGRGTLDDKGSLVAILETVESLVQSGFTPARTVHLAFGHDEEIGGEHGMAAITALLAARGVAPAWVLDEGGFVTHGAVPGVTRPVAVVGVAEKGYANITLEASGDGGHSSIPPRSMAISNLAAALDDIAEQPMPARLDGATWALFEAVAPHMPLHYRVLFANKWLFGPLIRAVLAGSASTNAVIRTTMAFTMLDAGTKPNVLPDRARAVINFRLMPGDSDYDVVTHLEHTLRQHPNVTVASATGRPAVGVAPTSGPGYDDIVRSVSAAFGDSVVLAPYMTTGGTDAKHFAALTDRIYRFIPFEVFPSRDGILLHGVDERLPEAQLAPAVAFYHALLTDLD; via the coding sequence ATGAAACGCGCATTACAAGGGCTGGGCGTCATTCTCCTGCTGGTCCTGCTGGTTGCCGTGGTCAGGGGCCTGCTTCTCCGTCCGCACGTTCCTGAGGCCCCTGCAACGGATCCACCACCCGACGCCCCCCTTGCTGCGCAGCACCTGAGCAGCCTGATTCGCATCCCGACGGTATCGCTGGAGGATGCGCCCGCGGATACCGCCGCGTTCCGTTTGTTGCATGCCTACCTGGAGGGGGCGTGGCCGGGGGTGCACCGCACGCTGCATCGTGCGACAGTAGCTGATCTGAGTTTGCTCTACACGTGGGCCGGCCAGGACACCACTCTCCCACCTGTCGTGCTCATGGCCCACCTGGATGTGGTGCCCGTGGATTCCCTGGACGATTGGACACATCCCGGATTTTCGGGATACAGGGACGGGCACACGATCTGGGGCCGGGGTACACTGGATGACAAGGGATCGCTCGTTGCGATCCTGGAAACCGTCGAGTCCCTTGTGCAGTCGGGATTCACTCCTGCCAGGACCGTGCACCTGGCATTCGGGCACGACGAGGAGATCGGCGGCGAGCACGGAATGGCTGCGATCACCGCCCTCCTGGCCGCTCGGGGCGTGGCGCCGGCTTGGGTGCTCGACGAGGGAGGCTTTGTGACGCACGGCGCAGTGCCAGGGGTCACCAGGCCTGTGGCCGTCGTCGGAGTTGCAGAAAAGGGCTACGCGAACATCACTCTCGAAGCCTCCGGGGACGGGGGGCACAGTTCCATTCCTCCGCGCTCGATGGCGATCAGCAACCTTGCTGCCGCGCTGGACGACATCGCCGAACAACCGATGCCGGCCCGGCTGGACGGTGCGACGTGGGCTCTCTTCGAGGCCGTTGCCCCCCACATGCCGCTGCACTACCGAGTGCTCTTTGCCAACAAATGGTTGTTTGGCCCGCTGATTCGCGCCGTGCTGGCAGGCTCGGCATCGACCAACGCCGTGATTAGAACGACGATGGCGTTTACCATGCTGGATGCCGGCACCAAGCCGAATGTGCTCCCGGATCGGGCTCGCGCCGTGATCAACTTTCGGCTGATGCCGGGCGACTCGGACTACGACGTCGTGACGCATTTGGAGCACACGCTGCGACAGCACCCGAACGTGACTGTAGCGTCTGCGACGGGACGCCCGGCCGTGGGCGTGGCACCAACCTCAGGCCCCGGCTATGACGACATCGTGCGCTCTGTCTCCGCGGCATTCGGCGACTCGGTCGTGCTCGCGCCATACATGACGACCGGCGGCACGGACGCGAAGCATTTTGCTGCGCTGACAGACCGGATCTACCGGTTCATCCCATTCGAAGTCTTCCCGTCAAGAGACGGGATTCTGCTGCACGGGGTCGACGAACGGCTCCCCGAGGCCCAATTGGCCCCGGCCGTTGCGTTCTATCACGCACTGCTGACCGATCTGGACTGA
- a CDS encoding PIG-L family deacetylase — MLTLLSLALTLLASPGATLEDAPSILVVTAHPDDEAMFAATMWKAVREHGATVDLALVTDGAGGYRFSTLAEPIYGLNLTDPDVARTVLPKIRKQELMAGGDVVGIRNYFFLDQPDAGRILDVDSVFTELWDGDWVTTRLTEIMADGGYDMVLTFLPIPTTHAHHKGASILAVRAASALPEHERPVLVGSLIGSDSDDIEFRGLEGYPETVLSDDGPFTLDREQKLGLDGRLNYQIVVNWLITEHKSQGTMQTYLNAGRYERFWMYAANSPEQRARGAAMLTGFDLQTAGQTTH, encoded by the coding sequence ATGCTAACCCTTCTCTCGCTAGCCCTCACCCTTCTGGCCTCCCCCGGCGCCACACTCGAGGATGCTCCATCAATCCTTGTAGTGACGGCCCACCCCGACGACGAGGCCATGTTTGCGGCGACCATGTGGAAGGCTGTGCGAGAGCACGGAGCGACCGTTGATCTGGCACTCGTCACCGACGGCGCTGGCGGATACCGCTTTTCTACACTTGCCGAGCCCATTTACGGGCTCAACCTGACCGACCCGGATGTGGCCAGGACTGTGCTGCCCAAGATCCGCAAGCAGGAATTGATGGCGGGTGGCGACGTGGTGGGGATCCGCAACTACTTCTTCCTCGACCAACCGGACGCTGGCCGCATCCTGGACGTCGATTCCGTCTTTACGGAGCTCTGGGACGGTGACTGGGTGACGACGCGCCTCACCGAAATCATGGCAGACGGCGGCTATGACATGGTGCTCACGTTTCTCCCGATTCCGACTACCCACGCCCACCACAAGGGCGCTTCAATCCTCGCCGTCCGGGCCGCCTCGGCGCTGCCGGAGCACGAGCGCCCCGTGCTCGTGGGCTCTCTCATAGGCTCGGATAGCGACGACATCGAATTCCGGGGCCTTGAAGGCTATCCCGAGACGGTGCTCTCGGACGATGGGCCCTTCACGTTGGACCGCGAGCAGAAACTTGGTCTGGACGGCAGGCTCAACTACCAGATCGTCGTGAACTGGCTGATCACTGAGCACAAGTCCCAGGGGACCATGCAGACCTACCTCAACGCCGGCCGGTACGAACGATTCTGGATGTATGCCGCAAACTCGCCGGAGCAGCGGGCTCGCGGAGCGGCGATGCTAACGGGGTTCGACCTGCAGACCGCGGGCCAGACCACCCACTAG
- a CDS encoding response regulator: protein MLVGLALLASEASGQAFRWAESSYTAVTWTTADGLPIDRINDVVRTPDGYVWAATIEGLVRFDGVRFHTFNGANTPALETSRLTLLHVDKQGTLWIVTERLSVIRYDDYRFEPITIEGKRIRLTGPTPHVSQRIHEDSAGAMWFATPSGAVKVNSDQSVLMSPGSGNEGAVLGIGRAVGGGIWISYEGGTAYLLGVGGTVQRFGGQSGLEGFVSRVFADSLDRTWAAGEEGIFRLSQDVFRPVLASGLPVGRDYHFATTLTNGDPWFGTTGGAAFQLEGDELRYVHHADSIPFVRAPAPGSVFRGYADWQVLADGSTIDVLHNRTPVYSFSGNINNMWSGEANDAWIASDGGLIHLAPAPVSVIDHPDRDSGGGSANVYPLLQDSNGTIWAGHLWYELLRIDAQGIEVWGVENRGVDAGHPWSLYEDSSGRVLVAGTGVCKLHPGPVECPPDDLRPPSIGGIRVMWEDASGRFWLGGETGIALRENGAWQRFGDDTVGISNAWIRAIEEDSNGALWFGTNGGGLLRYRGNSFESFSRSDGFCSDLVRDLFFSPDGALWVATEDRGLCRIANPLDPVSELEIGIVGTPQGLGYDGVHAVTLDAQGRLWMSTNSGIGHARLAELTEVALDPTLGVRYVAYDERDGMRNREANGGVQPASLTARDGTVWFPTQQGLAVVDPAQVKSTPWAPVLIETITAPDTTFYPSDEIRLTAEQTDVAVSYTYPRFRKAEDLAFQYRLLGHSDWIHVGSERIARFSGVPPGETTFQIRIAEGQRGAEESVTSVSIYREPRFRETRWPWLLGFLFAVALGAVGSSARNTRLRRRAERLEQEIQHRTKDLRSALDTVAVQAEELRSLDEAKSRFFANVSHELRTPLTMILGPLRGLLEGRYGGVSPDAGAQLEVMLRNSRRLLRLVNQILDLAELDSGHLAIDAKPHDLCRFVEQLTEAFQGAATSRGLDLTLDSSGPIEVPFDPQHLEVILLNLISNAIKFTAPGGRVQIRLAIRGGNALMEVIDTGDGIAPESLPKVFDRFYQEEGSPGTGIGLALARELARLHGGELTAESEEGRGSTFTVSLPGALSEVTKGTTVPASDPIDLGPNPAARGSSAASETTDDEVPTILVVEDNPDLRAYLTELLEHEYRVLLSADGDEASKLVARVLPDLILSDVMMPGMDGVQLSRSLKTDRMTAHIPVILLTAKASRRDALEGLRAGADDYIAKPFDPEELLARLRNQLRTRKSLRARYQGDSKPILRDMDRSDGGLVAQCEAYVRRRMADPSLTVEGLAEALNLTYSTLNRRLASEAGVKATQLIRRVRLREAATLLEEGAGSVTEVAYGVGFNTLSYFAKCFKDEYGVLPSTHMGTGKRK from the coding sequence ATGCTGGTCGGCCTTGCGCTCCTCGCCTCGGAGGCGTCTGGGCAAGCGTTCCGGTGGGCTGAGAGTTCCTACACAGCCGTCACATGGACCACGGCCGATGGGCTACCGATCGACCGGATAAACGACGTGGTGCGGACACCCGATGGCTACGTTTGGGCGGCCACGATTGAGGGGCTGGTGCGCTTCGACGGCGTCCGATTTCACACCTTCAACGGGGCCAATACCCCCGCACTGGAGACGAGCAGGCTGACCCTGCTCCACGTCGACAAACAGGGCACGCTCTGGATCGTGACGGAGAGGCTTTCCGTCATCCGCTACGACGACTACCGTTTCGAGCCGATCACGATAGAGGGGAAGCGGATCAGACTTACAGGTCCTACTCCCCACGTCTCCCAACGCATCCATGAGGATTCCGCTGGGGCCATGTGGTTCGCGACGCCATCGGGCGCCGTGAAAGTGAACTCGGACCAGAGCGTGCTCATGTCTCCAGGCTCCGGGAATGAGGGAGCCGTGTTGGGCATCGGCAGGGCTGTGGGAGGAGGTATCTGGATTTCGTACGAGGGTGGCACGGCGTATCTGCTCGGCGTGGGCGGGACTGTCCAGCGCTTCGGGGGGCAGAGCGGACTCGAGGGGTTCGTTTCACGGGTGTTCGCCGACTCCCTCGACCGTACCTGGGCGGCTGGTGAAGAAGGGATTTTCCGACTGTCTCAGGACGTGTTTCGCCCCGTCCTGGCCTCCGGCCTCCCAGTCGGAAGGGACTATCACTTTGCCACCACATTGACGAACGGCGATCCCTGGTTCGGGACAACGGGAGGGGCAGCGTTTCAACTCGAAGGGGACGAACTGCGGTACGTCCATCACGCCGACAGCATTCCTTTTGTCCGCGCGCCCGCGCCCGGGTCGGTTTTTCGCGGTTATGCGGACTGGCAGGTCCTGGCCGACGGGAGCACTATCGATGTTCTGCACAACAGGACCCCTGTCTACTCTTTTTCCGGGAACATCAACAACATGTGGTCGGGGGAAGCGAATGACGCATGGATTGCCTCGGACGGCGGTTTGATTCACCTCGCCCCGGCTCCGGTATCCGTAATCGATCATCCAGACAGGGATTCAGGCGGGGGATCCGCAAATGTCTACCCGCTGCTTCAGGACTCCAACGGCACCATCTGGGCCGGGCACCTCTGGTACGAGTTGCTCCGAATAGATGCGCAGGGCATAGAGGTTTGGGGTGTCGAGAACCGCGGCGTGGACGCAGGACACCCCTGGTCGCTCTACGAGGACTCCAGCGGGAGAGTGCTCGTAGCCGGGACGGGTGTCTGCAAGCTTCATCCGGGACCGGTCGAGTGCCCTCCCGATGATCTCCGGCCCCCCTCCATTGGAGGAATCCGGGTCATGTGGGAGGACGCCTCGGGTCGTTTCTGGCTTGGCGGCGAAACGGGGATTGCCCTGCGAGAAAATGGTGCCTGGCAGCGCTTCGGTGATGACACGGTTGGCATCTCGAACGCCTGGATCCGCGCAATAGAGGAAGACTCGAACGGCGCTCTGTGGTTTGGCACTAACGGGGGAGGACTGCTCCGGTACCGCGGCAACAGCTTCGAGTCGTTTTCCCGGTCCGATGGTTTCTGCAGTGATTTGGTACGGGATCTTTTCTTCTCTCCCGACGGGGCGTTGTGGGTCGCTACGGAGGACCGAGGACTCTGCCGCATCGCCAACCCGCTGGATCCTGTTTCCGAACTGGAGATCGGCATTGTCGGCACTCCGCAGGGACTGGGCTACGATGGGGTACATGCCGTAACGCTGGATGCCCAAGGACGCCTTTGGATGAGCACAAACAGTGGCATCGGCCATGCGCGCCTGGCGGAACTCACGGAGGTGGCGCTCGACCCGACGTTGGGTGTTCGGTATGTGGCGTATGACGAGCGGGACGGCATGCGCAATCGCGAGGCTAATGGAGGCGTGCAGCCGGCCTCGTTGACCGCCCGAGACGGCACCGTCTGGTTTCCCACCCAGCAAGGCCTCGCGGTCGTCGACCCGGCGCAGGTGAAGTCGACGCCCTGGGCGCCCGTGCTCATCGAGACCATTACCGCGCCCGACACCACATTCTATCCTTCCGATGAGATTCGCCTGACCGCCGAGCAGACTGACGTCGCGGTCAGCTACACCTACCCCCGTTTTCGCAAAGCTGAGGACCTCGCTTTCCAGTATCGGCTTCTTGGCCACAGCGATTGGATTCATGTCGGCTCGGAACGCATCGCACGGTTCTCCGGGGTTCCTCCTGGGGAGACGACATTTCAGATTCGCATCGCGGAAGGGCAGCGGGGGGCTGAAGAATCCGTGACCTCGGTTTCCATATATCGCGAGCCCCGGTTTCGGGAGACCCGCTGGCCCTGGCTGCTTGGGTTCCTCTTCGCGGTGGCGCTGGGCGCAGTGGGAAGCTCAGCCCGGAACACCCGGCTTCGCCGCCGCGCAGAGCGGCTTGAACAGGAAATCCAGCATCGCACGAAGGACCTGCGATCCGCTCTGGACACGGTGGCGGTCCAGGCAGAAGAGCTTCGTTCGTTGGACGAGGCAAAGTCCCGGTTCTTTGCAAATGTGAGCCATGAGTTGAGAACGCCGCTGACGATGATTCTCGGGCCCCTCCGTGGTCTGCTGGAGGGGCGGTATGGAGGAGTCTCCCCCGATGCGGGAGCGCAGCTGGAGGTCATGCTTCGAAACAGCCGGCGGCTGCTTCGGCTCGTAAATCAGATACTCGACCTCGCGGAACTGGACAGCGGACATCTCGCAATTGACGCAAAGCCGCATGACTTATGTCGCTTTGTGGAGCAGCTCACGGAAGCGTTTCAGGGAGCCGCGACCTCCAGGGGCCTGGATCTAACCCTTGACTCGTCCGGACCAATCGAGGTGCCGTTCGATCCTCAGCACCTGGAAGTGATACTCCTGAATCTCATCTCCAACGCCATCAAATTCACGGCCCCGGGAGGAAGGGTTCAGATTCGTCTTGCCATCAGGGGAGGTAACGCTCTCATGGAGGTAATCGACACGGGAGACGGCATCGCGCCGGAGTCCCTGCCAAAGGTGTTCGACAGATTCTATCAGGAGGAAGGCTCACCCGGCACCGGAATCGGGCTCGCGCTGGCAAGGGAACTGGCCCGTCTGCATGGCGGCGAGCTGACGGCAGAGAGCGAGGAGGGGCGCGGATCGACGTTCACCGTCTCGCTGCCGGGAGCGCTCTCCGAGGTCACGAAGGGCACCACAGTCCCGGCCTCCGATCCGATCGACTTGGGTCCCAATCCCGCGGCGAGGGGATCTTCGGCGGCATCCGAGACCACGGATGACGAAGTACCGACCATTCTGGTCGTGGAGGACAATCCGGATCTGCGGGCGTACCTGACTGAACTGCTCGAGCACGAGTATCGTGTTCTCCTGTCCGCGGACGGCGACGAGGCATCTAAACTCGTGGCAAGAGTGCTACCCGACCTCATCCTGTCCGATGTCATGATGCCCGGGATGGACGGGGTTCAGTTGAGTCGCTCGCTAAAGACAGATCGCATGACCGCCCACATCCCGGTTATACTGCTAACGGCCAAAGCGTCCCGAAGAGACGCGTTGGAGGGTTTGCGGGCTGGGGCGGACGACTATATCGCAAAACCCTTTGATCCGGAGGAGCTCCTGGCCCGGCTGCGAAACCAGCTCCGAACGCGGAAGAGCTTGCGGGCCAGGTACCAGGGCGACTCCAAGCCCATCCTGCGCGACATGGACCGGTCAGACGGGGGACTGGTCGCTCAATGCGAGGCTTACGTACGTCGGCGAATGGCTGACCCGAGCCTGACCGTGGAGGGACTGGCAGAGGCGCTGAATCTGACCTATTCAACACTCAATAGGCGCCTGGCTTCCGAAGCTGGCGTTAAAGCCACTCAACTCATCCGCAGGGTACGGCTCCGGGAGGCGGCAACTCTCCTCGAGGAAGGTGCGGGTTCAGTGACCGAAGTTGCCTACGGAGTCGGGTTCAATACGCTCTCGTATTTCGCCAAGTGTTTCAAGGATGAGTACGGGGTTCTTCCTTCGACCCATATGGGCACGGGGAAGCGAAAGTAG